The genome window GAATAGAACCTCCTGCTCTCCAATACACAATACATTGAACAATATTATTCTAACAGCTATTTGGGAAAATGTAAAGAAAAATTGAAAAAAAGTCGCATTTTCTATATAAAATAGAATGTGCAGAAGCACATTTTTCGCGCGCGAGCGGACTACGTAGCAGCAAAAAATAAAAGAGATCGCACAAAAGTGCAACCTCTTTTATTCTTTTCATCTTATTTTATGCATCGCTTTTAGATATATGATAGAACTGATACTTAAAAGGCACACTAAAAATCAGATTAAAGTTTTGTTACATTGACAGCCTGAGGACCCTTCTCGCCCTCGATTACTTCGAATTCAACTTCCTGGCTCTCTTCAAGACTCTTGTAGCCTTCCATATTCAAGCCGCTGTAATGAACGAACACGTCATGCCCTGTCTCGTCAGAAATGAACCCGTAGCCCTTCTGGTTGTTAAACCATTTCACGGTACCTTTCTTCATGGTATTACCTCCAATAATGATCCATAGGCAAAATGTTAAAAAACACACCTTACCTATTATGTAAATACGATACATTTAAACTCTATCATGCATTCGTTAAA of Roseburia hominis contains these proteins:
- a CDS encoding cold-shock protein; translated protein: MKKGTVKWFNNQKGYGFISDETGHDVFVHYSGLNMEGYKSLEESQEVEFEVIEGEKGPQAVNVTKL